A stretch of Microscilla marina ATCC 23134 DNA encodes these proteins:
- a CDS encoding CHASE2 domain-containing protein, translating to MAKKRNIQGILWSWLHAAVMVLFTWVWLNFGPTSEDERLLIRASTIAKRLLFNIAPDRPQRHELMFINVAHDLDLIPRLDGNGKKLITNRAALARVLEFFKQHPDYYRYIVCDIVFDQADESENGRLKDSLLRAAFANLPRVVCAAGTNSKGALNQGLFPGKKAAVEYRARQGSLFLKFKLYQGKNKSLPLVMYEDIHQGKMASQGLGYTLNGRPSFNKMIIDFRVRQHHLRDTSFYGGYYTLQTMGELIDVYEFDADIFDFMKKHRPIVMIGDFTRADVHRTVVGQTAGTLILLNVYLGLVKGQSIISPFLVLLIWLGYFVLSYLTFYGLPFKTSNTWRRFSQTFFGKLIIEYISIALFLMLLTVLTYALFHVHLNILIMGVYIRLLYWVLSWRRRRKEQRHSPKQEQRQEGPRPSEFDQKDISMYKPGKHKAWKKRSFIRG from the coding sequence ATGGCTAAGAAAAGAAATATTCAAGGCATTTTATGGAGTTGGTTGCACGCCGCTGTCATGGTATTGTTTACTTGGGTATGGCTCAACTTTGGTCCTACCTCAGAAGACGAAAGGTTACTCATTCGAGCATCTACCATTGCCAAACGTTTGCTGTTTAATATAGCGCCTGATCGCCCCCAGCGACATGAGCTCATGTTTATCAATGTTGCCCACGACTTAGATTTGATTCCACGACTTGATGGAAACGGTAAGAAGTTAATTACCAATCGAGCAGCGCTTGCCCGTGTGCTTGAGTTTTTTAAACAGCACCCTGACTACTACCGCTACATTGTTTGTGATATTGTGTTTGACCAGGCAGACGAAAGTGAAAACGGACGCCTTAAGGACTCCTTGCTGAGGGCGGCTTTTGCCAATTTGCCCAGGGTGGTTTGTGCAGCAGGCACCAATAGTAAAGGAGCGTTGAATCAAGGGCTTTTTCCGGGAAAAAAAGCCGCCGTGGAATACCGTGCCAGGCAAGGGAGCCTTTTTCTAAAGTTCAAGCTGTATCAGGGAAAAAACAAGAGTTTGCCTTTGGTAATGTATGAAGACATTCATCAAGGCAAAATGGCCTCTCAGGGCTTGGGCTATACACTCAATGGTCGTCCCTCTTTTAATAAAATGATTATTGACTTTAGGGTAAGGCAGCACCACCTCAGAGATACCAGCTTTTATGGAGGATATTACACCCTACAAACAATGGGAGAACTGATAGATGTATATGAGTTTGATGCAGACATTTTTGACTTTATGAAAAAACACCGCCCCATTGTAATGATTGGAGATTTTACCCGGGCTGATGTGCATCGTACTGTAGTAGGGCAAACCGCCGGAACCCTTATTTTACTGAATGTTTACCTGGGGTTGGTCAAAGGACAATCAATCATTTCGCCGTTTTTGGTGCTTTTAATTTGGCTGGGCTACTTTGTATTGTCTTACCTTACTTTTTATGGTTTGCCTTTCAAAACCAGCAACACCTGGCGTAGGTTTAGTCAAACGTTCTTTGGCAAACTTATCATCGAGTACATCAGCATTGCTTTGTTTCTGATGTTGCTGACGGTGCTCACCTATGCCTTGTTTCATGTACACCTCAATATTTTAATCATGGGAGTATACATCAGGTTATTGTATTGGGTGCTTAGCTGGCGCAGAAGGCGCAAAGAGCAAAGGCATAGCCCAAAACAAGAGCAAAGACAAGAAGGCCCACGACCGAGTGAGTTTGACCAAAAGGACATAAGCATGTACAAACCCGGAAAACATAAAGCATGGAAGAAAAGAAGTTTTATCCGTGGTTGA
- a CDS encoding caspase family protein — MIKKSVFLICFFGAMLVLEEKANAQKKRKPKTIEVLTPKVTLDLGYLRKDDINATDFAFDAQAKNYLLLMACDKYKYWRPLNNPVKDAQDVKKVLLQKYGFQQENVFELMNEEVTAIKVEKAFDQLSELGNNRDNLIIYYSGHGHYDKKYDEGFWVPVDGRTSYQSSYIRNADITKYIKRLKFKHVFLIVDACFSGSLFVKGRRGYEEKVESLKSRWGFASGSLEFVSDGKKGENSPFAKHLLNYLRGSVQDKFPVSQLIQAVKVAVANNTKQVPVGRPLQGVGDAGGEFIFYNHQGKDHSKK; from the coding sequence ATGATAAAAAAAAGTGTTTTTTTGATATGTTTTTTTGGGGCAATGCTTGTGCTGGAAGAGAAAGCGAATGCCCAGAAAAAAAGAAAACCAAAAACCATTGAAGTGTTGACCCCTAAAGTTACACTTGACTTGGGCTATTTGAGAAAAGATGATATCAATGCCACAGACTTTGCTTTTGATGCCCAGGCAAAAAACTACCTGCTGTTAATGGCTTGCGACAAATATAAGTATTGGCGCCCACTCAACAACCCAGTAAAAGATGCACAAGATGTAAAAAAGGTATTGCTGCAAAAATATGGCTTTCAACAGGAGAACGTGTTTGAACTGATGAATGAAGAAGTGACGGCCATTAAAGTTGAAAAAGCTTTTGACCAATTGAGTGAGTTGGGCAACAACCGTGACAACCTCATTATTTACTATTCGGGGCATGGGCACTATGACAAAAAATATGATGAGGGTTTTTGGGTACCAGTAGATGGTCGCACCAGCTACCAAAGCTCTTATATTCGCAATGCAGACATCACCAAATACATTAAAAGACTAAAGTTTAAACATGTTTTTTTGATTGTAGATGCCTGTTTTTCCGGGTCATTGTTTGTAAAAGGGCGCCGGGGGTATGAAGAAAAAGTAGAATCTCTCAAGTCACGTTGGGGGTTTGCCTCAGGCAGCCTGGAGTTTGTCTCGGATGGTAAGAAAGGCGAAAACAGCCCTTTTGCCAAGCACTTACTCAATTACCTAAGAGGAAGCGTACAAGACAAGTTTCCTGTGTCGCAGCTTATTCAGGCAGTAAAGGTAGCTGTAGCCAACAATACCAAACAAGTGCCCGTAGGCAGGCCTCTACAGGGGGTAGGCGATGCCGGAGGAGAGTTTATTTTTTACAATCACCAAGGCAAAGATCACTCTAAAAAATAG
- a CDS encoding PKD domain-containing protein, with amino-acid sequence MMFYQNKCLKNTGLLLIYGSLLGLFTSCLFQEQAYVPLSADFIPSRTTIQVGDTVKFTNGSQVAASFLWDFKDGTQSTQANPQHVFGDTGRYAVTMVSTKRDKTTSDSMVKEVVVLPAPGQAQNTVLIEGNSEDKYGFRMTQLADGNLVLAGRQNLGNLQVIKTPDGATRVWETDLNNIARGQLFVEAVKELSDGSIVVVGHYFDLVGASDAFIVKLDADGKEAWRNKLATVDHEIYKDFVEGSQASVVVLASINQTQVQLNEYSSAGVLIRSKTFGETHVPASMLWDQNAKIIIAGTNLSSSNPFVLQLDSELTQEKLQDLGFDGEIFKIIQLTNGDLVVAGNQTIDSSRRAMIARVNVGSLATVWLTNPMAYSRKASEETFVDVVASGQNVFALGTHGNPLSGTDVLVCKYGQTNEAISLEMLSVFGGSQDEQGRQLLLSESTLFFIGETESFSNSFKAIYFVKLDLNLD; translated from the coding sequence ATGATGTTTTATCAAAATAAATGCCTCAAAAACACTGGGTTACTGCTGATTTATGGAAGTTTGTTGGGCTTGTTTACCAGTTGCCTTTTTCAGGAACAAGCGTATGTGCCCCTCAGCGCCGACTTTATCCCTTCACGCACTACCATACAGGTGGGCGACACGGTAAAGTTTACGAATGGGTCTCAAGTGGCAGCATCGTTTCTATGGGATTTTAAAGACGGCACCCAAAGTACCCAAGCCAACCCTCAGCATGTTTTTGGCGATACCGGACGCTATGCGGTAACCATGGTGAGCACCAAACGAGACAAAACAACCAGCGACTCAATGGTCAAAGAGGTGGTAGTACTGCCTGCTCCAGGTCAAGCCCAAAATACAGTCTTGATAGAAGGAAATTCAGAAGATAAGTATGGCTTTAGAATGACTCAACTGGCTGATGGTAATCTTGTGTTGGCAGGTCGGCAAAACCTGGGCAACCTACAGGTGATCAAGACACCTGATGGTGCTACACGTGTTTGGGAAACAGACTTGAACAACATTGCCAGGGGGCAACTTTTTGTGGAGGCAGTCAAAGAGTTGTCAGATGGTAGCATTGTGGTAGTAGGGCATTATTTTGACCTGGTGGGTGCCAGCGATGCTTTTATTGTAAAACTGGATGCTGACGGCAAGGAGGCTTGGCGCAATAAGTTGGCAACAGTAGACCACGAAATTTATAAAGATTTTGTAGAGGGCAGCCAGGCAAGCGTAGTGGTATTGGCTTCCATCAACCAAACCCAGGTTCAACTCAATGAGTACTCATCGGCTGGGGTACTCATCAGAAGCAAAACATTTGGCGAAACCCACGTACCAGCGTCTATGTTGTGGGACCAAAACGCTAAGATCATCATTGCTGGAACCAACTTGAGTAGTTCGAATCCTTTTGTGTTGCAACTTGACAGTGAGCTGACCCAAGAGAAACTGCAGGACCTGGGTTTTGATGGAGAGATTTTTAAAATTATACAACTGACCAATGGGGACTTGGTAGTGGCGGGCAACCAAACCATTGATAGTAGCCGCCGGGCAATGATTGCCAGGGTAAATGTTGGCAGTTTGGCTACGGTTTGGCTAACCAACCCCATGGCTTATAGTAGAAAAGCCTCTGAGGAAACTTTTGTAGATGTGGTAGCGTCAGGGCAAAATGTATTTGCCCTGGGTACTCACGGCAACCCATTGAGCGGTACTGATGTTTTGGTATGTAAATATGGTCAGACCAATGAGGCTATCTCATTAGAGATGCTCAGTGTTTTTGGAGGAAGCCAAGATGAACAAGGAAGACAGCTATTGCTCAGTGAATCTACGCTTTTTTTTATAGGCGAAACGGAGAGTTTTAGTAACAGCTTTAAGGCAATCTATTTTGTGAAACTAGATTTAAACCTGGACTAG
- a CDS encoding 7TM diverse intracellular signaling domain-containing protein — translation MIKHFFWAIILSVLSTHSIAQATHQPPVVYLPSGSDRLALTKDQIHWLEDKNNRLSLKDVLLPQYQNKFKSPPTLNFGFSSSTHWFKVCIGSHDSRPQKLILEVTSFIREVTFFYVNKKQSQPRWKAKKMGLFNGSFHQRKIYYPYPVLTLVASQKHACLYVRLKSTSVQFPVKIYTAHSFQNHTVIQGMINAFIYGMLAVMIVYNLFLFFVLGELVLLLYVVLEIFSTLLLLVASGHYLYVLPYATYWKLYNDSLFALVLVLSFLFAILFLETRRHSRWIHRIAVFMTIACSVLFILSLQYTVFSIVFPVALLSTLVGILLPGYLYLKGVVVARYYLVAWAFSIAGTLVNILYVTGITSPNLLVHLAPQAGVALEAVFFSFAIGDKINLIKREKYLTQKQLLKKIKENELLIATQNEALEKKVTERTKALKESNEEIMTQNEALLQAKEELETQQEVIEQQNQDLRISKKHIDQSIRAARNIQQAILPSEKKMKDILGNHFVLYLPKDIVSGDFYWIETINNKIFMAVADCTGHGVPGAFMSMISNTLLDHIIKVRQIYNPARILELLHRAIEHALDQKTSNDRNGMDIALCLIEKNSKKIIFAGAKRPIYYVSKHSPQQLQVLKGTPKSIGGIQRSDISFANQCLDLGAGGTIYLCSDGYIDQNNSLRKKIGSLRFQQLLLDAQTRGLPTQGHFLQQKLEEHTQGEKQRDDILVVGIQI, via the coding sequence ATGATAAAGCACTTTTTTTGGGCAATAATACTATCCGTTTTGAGTACCCATAGCATTGCTCAGGCCACCCATCAGCCTCCTGTGGTTTACCTCCCATCAGGCAGCGATCGGCTTGCCCTCACTAAAGATCAGATTCATTGGCTTGAGGATAAAAATAATCGGCTTAGCCTCAAAGATGTGCTGCTGCCCCAATATCAAAACAAATTCAAGTCTCCACCCACGCTCAATTTTGGCTTTTCATCCAGCACCCACTGGTTTAAAGTATGCATTGGTAGCCATGACAGCCGTCCCCAAAAATTAATTTTGGAGGTCACCAGCTTTATTCGGGAAGTTACTTTTTTTTATGTTAATAAAAAGCAATCCCAACCACGTTGGAAAGCAAAAAAAATGGGCTTGTTTAACGGCAGTTTCCACCAAAGAAAGATTTATTACCCTTATCCTGTGCTCACTCTTGTAGCTAGTCAAAAACACGCCTGCCTGTATGTTCGCCTCAAGTCTACATCGGTCCAGTTTCCGGTCAAAATTTATACGGCTCATTCTTTTCAAAACCATACTGTGATACAAGGAATGATCAACGCCTTTATTTATGGCATGCTGGCAGTAATGATTGTCTACAACCTGTTTCTGTTTTTTGTGCTGGGCGAGCTGGTGCTCTTGCTGTATGTAGTGCTGGAAATATTTAGCACATTATTGCTTCTGGTGGCCAGCGGGCATTACTTATATGTATTGCCCTATGCCACCTACTGGAAACTTTACAATGACTCCTTGTTTGCTTTGGTATTGGTGCTGAGCTTTCTGTTTGCTATTTTATTTTTAGAAACACGCCGTCACTCCAGGTGGATTCATAGAATAGCGGTGTTTATGACCATCGCCTGCTCAGTATTATTTATACTAAGCCTGCAATATACTGTATTTAGCATTGTATTTCCTGTGGCACTCCTCAGCACGCTTGTGGGCATATTACTGCCAGGCTATTTGTACCTAAAGGGGGTGGTGGTAGCTCGGTATTACCTCGTTGCCTGGGCGTTCTCTATAGCAGGTACCCTGGTAAACATATTGTATGTTACAGGTATTACTTCTCCTAACTTATTGGTGCACCTTGCTCCACAAGCAGGAGTAGCACTGGAGGCCGTATTTTTTTCTTTCGCCATTGGAGATAAAATAAACCTGATCAAACGTGAAAAATACCTTACTCAAAAGCAACTGCTGAAAAAAATTAAAGAAAATGAACTCCTTATTGCCACCCAAAACGAAGCGCTGGAAAAAAAAGTAACTGAACGCACCAAAGCGCTCAAAGAATCGAATGAAGAAATTATGACCCAAAATGAAGCGCTTTTGCAAGCAAAAGAAGAGCTGGAGACACAGCAAGAAGTAATTGAGCAACAAAACCAAGACCTGCGGATTAGCAAAAAACACATCGACCAAAGTATTCGGGCTGCACGCAACATACAACAAGCCATTTTGCCCTCTGAAAAAAAAATGAAGGATATCCTTGGCAACCACTTTGTGTTATACCTTCCCAAGGATATAGTCAGTGGTGATTTTTATTGGATAGAGACCATCAATAACAAAATTTTTATGGCAGTGGCAGACTGTACTGGGCATGGGGTGCCTGGAGCATTTATGAGCATGATTAGCAATACCTTGCTTGATCACATCATCAAAGTGAGGCAAATTTACAATCCGGCGCGCATCCTGGAGCTCCTGCATCGGGCAATAGAACACGCCCTGGATCAGAAAACATCCAATGACCGGAATGGCATGGACATCGCCTTATGCCTGATCGAAAAAAATAGCAAAAAAATCATTTTTGCTGGCGCCAAACGCCCTATTTACTATGTTAGCAAGCATAGCCCACAGCAATTACAAGTACTAAAGGGAACACCCAAATCTATTGGAGGAATCCAACGCAGCGACATTTCCTTTGCCAATCAATGCCTCGACTTGGGGGCTGGTGGAACCATTTACCTTTGTAGTGATGGCTACATAGACCAAAATAACTCGCTCCGTAAAAAAATAGGCTCACTTCGCTTTCAACAACTCTTATTGGATGCTCAAACACGAGGTTTGCCCACTCAAGGGCACTTCTTGCAACAAAAGCTGGAGGAGCATACGCAAGGTGAAAAGCAACGAGACGATATTTTGGTGGTAGGCATACAAATCTAA